In Streptomyces sp. NBC_00433, a single genomic region encodes these proteins:
- a CDS encoding WhiB family transcriptional regulator — protein MTEQFQLLLAEEADEELGWQERALCAQTDPESFFPEKGGSTREAKKVCLACEVRSDCLEYALANDERFGIWGGLSERERRRLKKGVV, from the coding sequence ATGACCGAGCAGTTCCAGTTGCTGCTGGCCGAAGAGGCCGACGAGGAACTCGGCTGGCAGGAGCGCGCGCTGTGTGCGCAGACCGACCCCGAGTCGTTCTTCCCCGAAAAGGGCGGTTCCACACGTGAGGCGAAGAAGGTCTGCCTCGCCTGCGAAGTCCGTTCCGACTGCCTCGAATACGCCCTCGCCAACGACGAACGCTTCGGTATCTGGGGCGGCCTGTCGGAAAGGGAGCGCCGCCGCCTGAAGAAGGGCGTCGTCTGA